The nucleotide window TGCTGGGGATAGCCGCGGTCGTGGACCTTCGGGACCACGACCGCGGCGAGCGCCGGGTCTAGCGCCTTCCCTTGTAACGGCCGAGCAGCGTGCGTGCACCGGCGAGGGCGACCCGGCCGGCACCCTTCGCGCTCGCGGCCAGCACCGTCGTCCAGTCGAAGTAGTCGCGCCAGAGCACGATCCGGCCCGCTTCGACCTCGAACGTGCCGCACACCCAGAACTCCGCTTCCCACGCGCCGCGGCGCAGCACGTCGGTGCGTTCGGTGAGCACGACGTTGCCGTCCGCGGCGATGTGGTGGGTCCGCGCCTCGAACCCGGAGCCGTACTTGGCCATGGCACGCAGCTGTTTCTCGAACGCCGCGACGCCGCGTGCGGGCGGCAACGGCACGTTCTGGTACACGATGTCGCTCGCCACGAACGTCAGCGCGCGGTCGACGTCGAGCTCTTCGAGGGCCTTGAGGAAACCGGTCACCACTACCTGGGGTTCTTCGGTCATGACGCCAGGCTACTGCTCAGTAAGGCCGATCGCCCGCGATCGCGACGCGCTCCGCGATCCGGACGTGCGGGTGGTAGTCGTTGACCGCGTAGTGCTGCGTCGCGCGGTTGTCCCAGAACGCGACCGAGTCCGGCCGCCAGCTGAACCGGACCTGGAACTCGGGCGTGTGAGCCTGCAGGAACAGGTACCGCAGCAGCCGGTCGCTCTCGGCCCGGTCCAGCCCGACGATGTGCGTGGTGAACGCCTGGTTGACGAACAGGGTGCGCCGCCCGGTCTCCGGGTGCGTCCGGACCACCGGGTGCTCGACCGGCGGGAAGCGGTCCTGCCACCGCGCCAGGAGCGCGGGATCGGAGAACCGGTCGAAACCGGGGAGGTAGTCGTGCACCGCGGTGAGCCCGTAGATGCGGGCGCGGACGTCTTCGGGCAGGTTGTCGTAGGCGGCGGCCATGTCGGCCCACATCGTGTCGCCGCCGACGGGCGGCACCTCGATCAGCCGCAGCACCGAGCCGAGCGCCGGTTCGGGCCGCCAGGTGACGTCGGTGTGCCAGATGTTCTCGTAGCCCGGCATGGCCGCGGTGCGCTCGAAGCGCGTGACGGCTTCGTCGTCGCCGCGCGCGATGAACGGGTTGGTCTCCAGCTCGCCCCAGTTCGCGGCGAATGCGCGCTGCTGCGCCGAGGTGATCCGCTGGTCGCGGAAGAAGATCACCTTCCACTCCAGCAGGGCGTGGTTGAGCTCTTCGCGCAGTTCGGGGGTTACCGGCGCGCCGAGGTCGACGCCGTCGATCTCGGCGCCGATCAGCCGGCCGAGCGGCCGGAGGGTGAACAGCTCGTACTGCTTCCGCTGCGGTTCCCGGAGGAGCCGGGGACCTTCGACGATGCCATCCGCGGGCGTGACGGCCTCACGCAGCTGAATCCGGGCAGGAACATCTACGGACATGGTTGTGCTCCAAGGGTTTTCGGGGAATGGACGCCGGGTTCGCCTCAGGCGGGCGGCGAACCCAGGCGGCCGCGGCGCAGCAGGAGCTCCACGACGCCCTCCCCGATCGACCGCGCGAAGGCCCGGATCGGCGTGCTTTCCGAGGTGGCGGGCATGCGTTCATGGTCGCTTTCTTCCCGCGTCGCGGTCAAGACGTCCACTGGGTGGAACGCGCTCAACGCCGCAGGTCACCGCGATGCGAGCGGCTCGGGAGCATGAGGCAAGATCTTCCCCGATCGGGTGAGCGCCCTTGATGACGGAGGTCCCCATGCCGGAAGGCAGAGGCTCGCGGATCGACAGTGACCGGTTGCGCGCCGCCGCAGACCTGCTGGACCAGGCGGCAGCGGCCGACGACAAGGCGGCGGGAAGGTTCGCCGAAGCCCGTGTCGATTCGACGCCGTTCGGCATCTCGCCGCAGGCCCGCGAGCTCGCGGCGCGCTGGGCCACCGCACTCGCGGCGCGCGAAGCGGACGCGCGAGTCCTCGGCGACGCGACGTCGGACCTGGCGGGCCGGCTGCGCATGGCGGCCGGGAGCACCCGGAGCACCGGCTTCCGGGGGCGGTTAGCGGTGGCGCCGTGACCGCTGAGGTCTTCGAGCACCCGGCGCTGTCGTCGGCCGCGGCCGAGCTGGCGGAGCTGCGCGCGGCGGCGGGCCGCCTCGGCGTCCCCGACCCGGTCGCGGCCCTGCGCCACCTCGACTGCGCCCCGGCGTCGATCCGCACGTCCGCCGCGGCGGTCGACACCGGCGCGCTGGCGGTGACCTCGGCACAGGCGGAGTTCCGCGCCGGCGTCGAGCGCGCGGAAAACGGCGGCAGCACCGAGGCATTCGGCACCTGGGCGGACACTGTGGACGGTCAGTACGCCGCGGCGGCCCGCGCGGCCGCCGAGACGGCGGCGCTGGGTGCCCGCATCGCCGACCGGCTGGACGAGCTGGCGACGGCCGCGGCGGCCGAGGTGTCCGCGCTGGCCTCCGCCGCCTCGGCGGCCGCCACCGCCGTGCTGGCCGGTGACCGCTCGGCCGAGGTGGTGAGCGAGGTCAGCACGGCCTGCACGGCGGTGGTCCGGGCGGTGTCCGCGAAGATCGCCTCGTTGCCTTCGCTGGCGGCGGAGCTGGAGCCGTTGACGGCGCCCGCGGTCGAGCTCAGCTGAAGTGCTCCCGCGCCCACTCCGCGAAGGGCCGCGCGGGGTGCCCGGTGACGCGCGGAACGTCCAGCGAGACGGGCTCCGGGTCCTCGACGAGTGACGCCCAGTAGTGCACCGCGCTCTCCGCGAATTCCGTCCCCAGCGCGGCGCCGAGCTGCGCCACCGCCTCCTCCGGCGGCTGTTCTTCCCAGGTGACGGGCGTGCCGAGCGCTTCTCCGATGAGCCGGACCTGTTCGGCCTGCGCCACGGCTTCCGGGCCCGTGACGAGGTAGATCTGCTTCGCGTGGTCCTCGGTCAGCGCCTTGACGGCCATGTCGGCGACGTCGCGTTCGTGGACGACCGACCGTTTCGCTTGCCCGTACGCCGCACGGACGACGCCGGCCCGGGCTTGCGGCGCCCAGGCGAGCGCGTTGGTCGCGAGGCCGGTGACGCGGAGGAAGGTCCAGTCGTCGGTGACGTGCCGGACGGCGGCCTCGACGTCACCCCAGACACCGCCGGCTTCGGCGGACATGGCGGAGAGGTAGACGATTTTCTTGCCCTCGAAGGGTTTCACGGCCGCCTCGATGCCGTCGGCGGTGAAGAAGGGCCAGAGCAGGTAGACGGCGTCGACCCCTTCGGCGGCTCGGGCGGGATCGGTGATGTCGCCGTGGACGGCATCGACGCCGTCCGGGGCTTTGCTCTTGTCCCGGACGAGAACTCTGGTGCGGACGCCGGCGGCCTTCAGGCCGGCGACGACGTGCCGTCCGGTGTGGCCGGTGGCCCCGGTGACGAGAGTGGTCATGCCGCCACGGTCACACTTCAAGAGCCCTTCAAGTCAAGCGGCCGGCTCAGTTCGTCCCGCGCAGCGTCGAGGAAGGCGACCTTCGGCCCCCGGAGGTAGTCCCACAGCGAACCGTCGTCGGTTTCCTGCCAGACGACATGATCGAGCGCCTTGACGTAGGCGCGGGCGAGCGAGTGCAGCGACGGAGCGAACAGGACATGGATCATCCGTTCACAAACCCAGAGCTCATCGACGACATCAAGAGCCTTCGCCTTCCAGGCCGGGCCCTTCTTCTTCAAGCGGTCCTCGGCGGCCCGTTCGGCCTGCTGGGCAACGCGGATGAACTGACGCAACAGGTCAAGCTGCTCTTCACGCCGCTTGTCGCCACGTTCGGCAACCAACCGCCGCCGCTCACTGCGCTCGTTGCGCCGCTGCACGGTGGTCTGCACCAGATACGACAGTCCCCCACCAAGCACCACGCCGACCAGGGACAGAACCGCGAGCCACACCTGCGTCATGCCGCACTTCATAGCAAAACGCCCGGCGCCTTCGAGAGGCACCGGGCGTTCAGGAGCGGTGGCGGTGGGATTTGAACCCACGGACGGGGATTAGCCGTCACACGATTTCGAGTCGTGCTCCTTCGGCCGCTCGGACACGCCACCGCGAAGAACAATACCGGAGGGCCGTTGCGGGTCTCACCTGGGGTCGGCAGGCCGCCCGCCGCGCAGCCTGACCTGCGCCTCCCGTACCGCGCGGGTGGCCCGGTGGCGGACGTCGGACGCCGCCGAACGGAGCTGGGCCGACCGCCGCTGGGCGCGGCCCGATGCCTCCAGACGGCGGTTGCCGGTCGCCAGGCCGGCCTTCTCGCGAGCGCTGCCCACTGCCTGCTGGATCCGGTGCTTCATCGTCATACCGGAGGAGTACCCAAAACTCAGCGGCGTGTAGCGAAGTACGTCTCCAGAAGCCCGGCGCACTCGTCGACGAGGACGCCTCCGTGCACTTCGGGGCGGTGGTTGAGACGGCGGTCACGCACGACGTCCCACAGTGATCCGACCGCGCCCGTCTTGGGCTCCCAGGCGCCGAACACCAGCCGTGAGATCCGCGCGAGCACGAGCGCGCCGGCGCACATCGTGCACGGCTCCAGCGTCACCGCCAGCGTGCAGCCCTCGAGCCGCCAGCCGTCGCCGACCTGGGCCGCCGCCGCTCTCAGCGCCAGGATCTCGGCGTGCGCGGTCGGGTCGCCCAGCTCGATGCGGGCGTTGCGCGCCGCGGCCAAGGGCACGCCGTCGGGGCCGAACACGACCGCCCCGATCGGCACGTCCGAGCCCGGGGCGCGCGCCGCTTCCAGCGCCGCCTCCACGGCCTCGGTGTCGGACGGGCGTCTCAGAGCTCGTCCAGGAGCTTGGCGAACTCACTGCCGAACCCGCAGCGCTGCGCGACCATCTGCAGCTGCTCGTCCGGGTACAGGTCGACCTCGCCGACGATGACCTCCAGCTCCGGCCCCGGCAGCCCGAGATCGGCGAGGATCTCCAGGTCGCCCTCGGGCCAGACGGAGTCGTCCTCCTCGTCGGGCGGGTCGACGCGCAGGACGTCGAGGACGTCGGCCGCGATGTCGTAGTCCAGCGCCGCCGCCGCGTCCGAGAGCAGCAACGACGGCCCCCGCGGGCTCGGCCGGACGATGACGAAGAACTCGTCGTCGACCGCCAGCAGCCCGAAGCTCGCGCCGGTGGACCGTAGTTTGCCCAGTTCAGTGATCGCTGCGTCCAGCTCGGTCAACGCCCCCGGGTCGAGCGCACTGCACCGCCACCGACCGTCTTCCCGGACCACAGCCACCGCGAAGCCCGTGACCGGCTCTTCCACCGCCATGCGCACACCGTATTCCGCCGGTCGGTCCGGCGCACGCACGGTGCGCCCGAAGCGCCGCATGGGGCACTATCGGGACCATGACCGGCCCCACTGACCTGCCCACCTTGCCCGGCACGCCGTTCGCCGGGCTCCTCGACGACGCGCGGGCGCTGCAGGACCGCACGGTCGCCCTCCGGCGGGCCGTGCACCGCCACCCGGAGCAGGGCCTCCACCTGCCGCGCACGCAGACGGCGATCCGGGAGGCCCTCGACGGCCTGCCGCTCGAGATCACCGAAGGCAAGGCCACGACGTCGCTCACGGCCGTCCTGCGGGGCGCGCGGCCCGGTCCGGCGGTGCTGCTGCGCGGCGACATGGACGCGCTGCCGCTGACCGAAGAGACCGGCCTCGACTTCGCGTCGGAGGACCCGGAGTCGATGCACGCGTGCGGGCACGACACGCACGTCGCGATGCTGGCGTCGGCGGCGCGGCTGCTCGCGGAGCGCCGCGACCAGCTGGCCGGGTCGGTCGTGTTCATGTTCCAGCCGGGTGAGGAGGGTCACCACGGCGCCCGGTTCATGATCCACGAGGGCGTGCTCGACGCGGCCGGGACGCGGGTCGAGCGCGCGTTCGGCGTGCACATCCTCGCCAACGCGCGCAGCGGGCTGCTGCAGCTGCGGCCCGGTCCGCTGATGGCGTCGGCGGACTCGTTCCACGTGCGCGTCACCGGCAAGGGCGGCCACGGCTCCGCGCCGCAGCACACGATCGACCCGGTGCCGGCGGCCGCGGCCATGGTCGGGGCGCTGCACACGATGATCACGCGCCGGGTCAGCGTGTTCGACCCCGCGGTGCTCTCGGTGACCCGGATCCAGGCCGGCACGACGTCGAACATCATCCCGGAGACCGCCGAGCTCGAGGGCACGATCCGCACGCTGTCCGAGCAGACGCGCGCGCTGGTGCGCGCCGAGCTGCCGAAGGTGTGCGAGCAGGTCGGCGCGGCCTACGGCTGCCGCGTGGTCGCCGACGTCGAGCCGGGCTACCCGGTGACGGTGAACGACGACCGGATCGCCGCCGAGGTACTGGCGCTCGGCGCGGAGGTGCTGGGTCCGGACAACGTCGAGCTGCTTTCCGACCCGCTGATGGGCGCCGAGGACTTTTCCTACGTCCTCCAGCGCGTTCCCGGCGCGTACGCGTTCCTGGGCGCCTGCCCGCCCGGCGTCGACCCGGCCGAAGCGGCGGCGAACCACTCCAACCGCGTGCTCTTCGACGAGGAGGCCATGCCGAACGGCGTCGCGATGCTGGCCGCCTTCGCGCTGGACGCCCTGCGCTAAGGCCCGGTCCGCGAAGGGCGGCCGTCTTCCAGGTGACCGGCGAAGCGGCGGCGCCACCCCGGCGTCTCGAACGTGACGTCGTACCAGCCGTGGCTCGTCGGCATCGGGAAGTCGTGCGCGCCACCCGGCGGGAGGGTGACGTCGTTCAGCGTGACCGGTGCCGTCCCGCGGTTGGTCACCGTGACCCGCAGCGCGGGCGTGCCTTCGAAGGTGACAACCGCGTCGAGGCCCAAGCCACCCGAGGCTTCGACGACGAAGCCGTTCGGACCGTGGATGGCGACGTCGTACGTGCCGCCGTGCGCGACTTCGCCGGTCAGCTCGCTCTTCGGGCCGACGTCGAAGCGTTGCGACGTCCCGCCCGCGTGGTAGGCGTACGCGGCCAGCTGCAGCGCCTGCGTCCCGTGGTTGGCCAGGTGCAGCTTCAAGACGCTCGCCTCGGCCGAAACCCAGGCGACCGGCTGGTACGGCAGCGGCCGCGCCTTCGCCGTGCCCGGGTCCTGCACCAGCGCGCCCGGGCCGAGCCCGGGCTTCGGCAGCCGCCGCTGCGTCCGGTCGGCTTCGGCGCGCAAAGCGTCGGCGTCCGGCAGCAGCGGGATGGTCGTGTCGGGCGCGCGGAAGTCGAAACAGCTGGTCAGGTCGCCGCAGATGGCCCGGCGCCAGGCCGAGATGTTCGGCTCGCGCACGCCGGTCCAGGTCTCCAGGAACCGCAGCACTGACGTGTGGTCGAAGACCTGCGAGTTCACCCAGCCGCCGCGGCTCCACGGCGAAACGACGGTCATCGGCACGCGCGGACCCAGCCCGATCGGCACCGGCGGCCCGGACGGCTCGCCCTTCTCCGGCCGGTTCCCCGGCAGGTATTCGCCGGGCGTGCCGGGTGGCGGCGTCGGCGGGAGGACGTGGTCGAAGAAGCCGTCGTTCTCGTCGTAGTTGATGAACACGACGGTCGATTCCCACAGTTCCGGCTTGTCCCACAACGCTTTCAGCATGCGGTGGATGTAGGCGGCGCCGTCGACGGGCCGTGCCGCCGGGTGCTCGCAGTAGCCGTACGGGGCGACGACCCAGGAGACCGCGGGCAGCGTCCCGGCCGCGCAGTCGGCGAGGAAGTCGGCCAGCACGTGGTCGAGGTCCTTCCCCTTGCCGGAGTCGGGCAGGAGCTTCTTGCGCAGGTTGCCGCGCTCGGCCAGCCGGCGTTCCAGCGGGTCCATCGAGTACAGCGAGTCGTGGAAGTTCTGGAACAGCCAGAGCGGGTTGTCGCCGTAGTCGCCGACGAAGTGCTCGGGGACGCCGCGTTCTTCGTCGTTCGCGTAGATCCGCCACGAGACGCCCGCGGCCTCGAGCCGTTCCGGGTAGGTCGTCCAGCGGAACGAAGGTTCGTAGTCCGGCGCGTTGCGGGTCACCGGGCCGCCGGCGAGACCGTCCGGGTCGATCGTGCCGGTCCAGTGGTAGAGCCGGTTCGGGTGGGTGGGGCCCTGCATCGAGCAGAAGTAGTGGTCGCACAGGGTGAACGCGCTCGCCAGGGCGTGCTGGAACGGGAGGTCGTCGCCCGTGAAGTAGCCCATCGTCATGGGGCTCTTCGCCGCGATCCAGCGGTCGTACGCGCCGCCGTTCCACGCGCGGTGGGTGCTGTTCCAGTCGTGCGGCAGCTCGCCGAGGTCCTGACCGTCCACAACGGACGTGTCGATCCGGAACGGCAGCACCGGACCGCCTCGGTCGCCGCGCTGGCGGAAGACGTCGCGCAGCGCCGCGCGGTCACCGAAGCCGCGGACGCCGGCCATGGTGCCGTAGTAGTGGTCGAACGACCGGTTCTCCTGCATCAGCACGACGACGTGCCGCACGTCTTCGATCGTGCCCTTCCGCGGCGCGGGGGCGCAGGCCACCGGCAGCGCGCCGGCGACCGTGGCCGCGGCGGCGCCGCCCAGCACCGTGCGACGGCGGATCCGGCCCATGCCCCACCTCCTCGCCTGTTGTACGGACGCCGAGGCCCTCCAGTTCACCACTGGCAATTACACAACAGTGTTGATTTAATGAATCCATGACCGAAGCCGACCGCCTCGCCCAGCTCGCCGAGCAGGAGGAACGCCTCCAGTTCACGAAGTTCGACAACGAGACCGCCCTCGCCCTCGGCCAGCAGCTGCTGACGGCCGCCCGTGAACGAGGGCTGCCGGTGACGATCTCGGTCCGGCGCAACGGCCAGCGGCTCTTCCACGCCGCACTGCCCGGAACGTCGGCCGACAACGACGCCTGGATCGACCGCAAGAGCCGGGTCGTCGACCGCTACGGCCACAGCTCCTTCCTGATCGGAACGCAGTTCCGCGCAAAGGGCGGCTCGTTCGAGGAGCACTCCCGCCTCGACCTGGACCTGTACGCCGCTCACGGCGGCGTCTTCCCGGTGCTGGTGCGCGGGGTCGGCCCGGTCGGCACGGTCGGCGTCTCGGGGCTCCCACAGGCCGACGACCACGCGTTCGTCGTCGAGCAGCTGGAGCTGTTCCTGAACTCCTGAAAATCCCCGGCGGGTTTGTCGAACCGGCACCCGGCGGCTTCGACCTCGGCGGCTGGGTGAAGCCCTTCTACGACGAGGACATGGCCCGGCTCGTCGCGGAGCGCTTCTCGGCGGCGGACGCGTCCTGCTCCACTGGCCGAAGGTCACCGACCCGGCCGACCCGGTCGCGTCCCGCCTCAACACCCTGCCGAAGTACGTGGCCTCGTGGACGAGTACCGGCTGCGGCTGTACCCGGTCGTGCTCGGCAAGGGGCCCCGAAACCCGGCAGACGGCGGCAGGCGTGACCGTGCTCGTGCTGCGGCCGGCCGGAAAGCCGCGGTTCGACACGTTCCGGCTGCCGGAGGACCTAAAGCAGTAGCGGCGGGCTGCTACCGTCGATTTCATGATGCGCGCTGGAAAGACGACGACGCCGGAGAGTGTCCCGGCGCGCTGAACGACGTTTCCAGCCCGGGGCGGGTGCCCCGGGCTGCGTCTTGTGGTCTCCCGCCTCGCCGTCCACGAGGGAGTCCACGATGCCCGACCACCGCAAGCTCGGCCGCGAGCTCGGCCTGTTCGACACCGACCCGCTGATCGGCGCCGGCCTGCCCTACTGGCTGCCCGACGGCGCCATCGTCCGCCACTGCCTGGAGGAGTACGTCCGCGACCTCGAGCGGCGCGCCGGGTACCGGCACGTCCATTCGCCGGTGCTGGCCAAGCGCGAGCTGTACGAGATCTCAGGACACTGGGCGCACTACCGCGACGACATGTACCCACCGATGGACGTCGGCGGCGAGCAGCTCGTGCTGCGGCCGAGCCTGTGCCCGCACCACGCGCTGATCTACCGGTCGCGCGGCCGCAGCCACCGCGAGCTGCCGCTGCGGATCGCCGAGCTCGGCGGGATGTACCGGGCCGAGCTGTCCGGCGTGCTCGGCGGGCTGGGCCGGGTGCGCGCGATCCAGCTCAACGACGCCCACGTCTTCTGCACCCTCGACCAGGTCGAAGCCGAGGCCGCCGCGGCACTGGCCCTGATCCGCCAGGCCCACGACGCACTCGGGATCAAAGCGGCCCGCTACCGCCTTTCCCTGCCCGGCCCCGGCGGCAAGTACGTACCGGGAAACTGGGACGAAGCCGTGGCAATCCTGCGCTCGGCCCTCGACGGCCTGCCGTACGACGAAGTCGAAGGCGAAGCCGCGTTCTACGGACCGAAGATCGACGTCCAGATAGCCGACAGCGCAGGGAGGGAATCGACCCTGTCCACCATCCAGGTCGACTTCCACCAGCCGCGGCAGTTCGGCCTCGAGTACGTCGGTGCAGACGGGGCGAAGCACCGCCCGGTCATGGTGCACAGGAGCATCATCGGCAGCATCGAGCGCGCGGTGGCCCAGCTGATCGAGATCCACGGCGGCGCCTTCCCGGCCTGGCTGGCGCCGGTGCAGCTCCGGCTGCTGCCGGTGTCCGCCGCGGAGATGCCCTACGCGCGGGAGATCCTGGACCGGTGCGGAGCCGTGCGGGCCGAGATCGCGTCGGAGGGCAGCCTCGGCGCCCGGATCCGGGACGGGCGCCTGGCGCCCTTCCAGGCCGTGCTCGGGCCGCGGGAGGTTGCCGCCGGGCAGCTTTCCCTGCGCCTGCGCGACGGCCGTCGGCTCGACGCCCAACCGGTGGAGGACGCCTTGGCGTGGATCGCCGCGGAGGCCAGGAGGCCGTAGCCGCGACACCCGGCCCCGGTCGCCGACGCTAGCCCGGTGCTCGCCGTCGGCGGCGGCCAGCCGCCGCGCCGCCGGGCGTCCGCAGCGCCCCTGGGCCGGACATCCGTAGCGCCACCGGCCGGACACCCGCATCACCACCAGGCCAGGCACCCCCACAGCACCGCCGGACCAGGCACCCACAGCACCGCCGGGCCGGACGCCCGCCGCGCCGCCGGGCCGGCACCCGGGGCGCGTCGGGCTTCGCCGGGAAGCTGTCAAGCTGCCATGGCCTCGGCCAGCCAGTCGAAGGTGGGAGCCAGGCTTTCCGGTGCCGCCCAGCCGTTGATCACCCCCAATAGCTCCAGATAGCGCTCGCGGCGCGGATCGTTGACGGCGCGGAGCCATTCCCGGAGCTCTCCGGGATCACGCCCCAGGCCGTCGACGATCGCCTTCGCCGCCGGCGACTTCGGCACGATCCCGGCCGCGACGGCCGGGGTGACCGCGTCCCGTACCTCGGCCGTCAGGTCCCGACGCAGACCGGCTTCGAGACCGTCTGCGAGCCGGCGCAGGTTTGCGCGGAACTCCGGGTCCCGCATCAGGGCGGCCAGCTCGATCCACGCCTCGGCTTGCTCGGGGCTGGGGTCCGCGGGCAGGTCCGGAGTGAGGGTGCGGGC belongs to Amycolatopsis tolypomycina and includes:
- a CDS encoding CsbD family protein, with amino-acid sequence MTMKHRIQQAVGSAREKAGLATGNRRLEASGRAQRRSAQLRSAASDVRHRATRAVREAQVRLRGGRPADPR
- a CDS encoding SDR family oxidoreductase, which codes for MTTLVTGATGHTGRHVVAGLKAAGVRTRVLVRDKSKAPDGVDAVHGDITDPARAAEGVDAVYLLWPFFTADGIEAAVKPFEGKKIVYLSAMSAEAGGVWGDVEAAVRHVTDDWTFLRVTGLATNALAWAPQARAGVVRAAYGQAKRSVVHERDVADMAVKALTEDHAKQIYLVTGPEAVAQAEQVRLIGEALGTPVTWEEQPPEEAVAQLGAALGTEFAESAVHYWASLVEDPEPVSLDVPRVTGHPARPFAEWAREHFS
- a CDS encoding tRNA adenosine deaminase-associated protein codes for the protein MAVEEPVTGFAVAVVREDGRWRCSALDPGALTELDAAITELGKLRSTGASFGLLAVDDEFFVIVRPSPRGPSLLLSDAAAALDYDIAADVLDVLRVDPPDEEDDSVWPEGDLEILADLGLPGPELEVIVGEVDLYPDEQLQMVAQRCGFGSEFAKLLDEL
- a CDS encoding nucleoside deaminase, coding for MEAALEAARAPGSDVPIGAVVFGPDGVPLAAARNARIELGDPTAHAEILALRAAAAQVGDGWRLEGCTLAVTLEPCTMCAGALVLARISRLVFGAWEPKTGAVGSLWDVVRDRRLNHRPEVHGGVLVDECAGLLETYFATRR
- the thrS gene encoding threonine--tRNA ligase; this encodes MWSPASPSTRESTMPDHRKLGRELGLFDTDPLIGAGLPYWLPDGAIVRHCLEEYVRDLERRAGYRHVHSPVLAKRELYEISGHWAHYRDDMYPPMDVGGEQLVLRPSLCPHHALIYRSRGRSHRELPLRIAELGGMYRAELSGVLGGLGRVRAIQLNDAHVFCTLDQVEAEAAAALALIRQAHDALGIKAARYRLSLPGPGGKYVPGNWDEAVAILRSALDGLPYDEVEGEAAFYGPKIDVQIADSAGRESTLSTIQVDFHQPRQFGLEYVGADGAKHRPVMVHRSIIGSIERAVAQLIEIHGGAFPAWLAPVQLRLLPVSAAEMPYAREILDRCGAVRAEIASEGSLGARIRDGRLAPFQAVLGPREVAAGQLSLRLRDGRRLDAQPVEDALAWIAAEARRP
- a CDS encoding heme-degrading domain-containing protein, producing the protein MTEADRLAQLAEQEERLQFTKFDNETALALGQQLLTAARERGLPVTISVRRNGQRLFHAALPGTSADNDAWIDRKSRVVDRYGHSSFLIGTQFRAKGGSFEEHSRLDLDLYAAHGGVFPVLVRGVGPVGTVGVSGLPQADDHAFVVEQLELFLNS
- a CDS encoding TauD/TfdA dioxygenase family protein translates to MSVDVPARIQLREAVTPADGIVEGPRLLREPQRKQYELFTLRPLGRLIGAEIDGVDLGAPVTPELREELNHALLEWKVIFFRDQRITSAQQRAFAANWGELETNPFIARGDDEAVTRFERTAAMPGYENIWHTDVTWRPEPALGSVLRLIEVPPVGGDTMWADMAAAYDNLPEDVRARIYGLTAVHDYLPGFDRFSDPALLARWQDRFPPVEHPVVRTHPETGRRTLFVNQAFTTHIVGLDRAESDRLLRYLFLQAHTPEFQVRFSWRPDSVAFWDNRATQHYAVNDYHPHVRIAERVAIAGDRPY
- a CDS encoding M20 metallopeptidase family protein, producing MTGPTDLPTLPGTPFAGLLDDARALQDRTVALRRAVHRHPEQGLHLPRTQTAIREALDGLPLEITEGKATTSLTAVLRGARPGPAVLLRGDMDALPLTEETGLDFASEDPESMHACGHDTHVAMLASAARLLAERRDQLAGSVVFMFQPGEEGHHGARFMIHEGVLDAAGTRVERAFGVHILANARSGLLQLRPGPLMASADSFHVRVTGKGGHGSAPQHTIDPVPAAAAMVGALHTMITRRVSVFDPAVLSVTRIQAGTTSNIIPETAELEGTIRTLSEQTRALVRAELPKVCEQVGAAYGCRVVADVEPGYPVTVNDDRIAAEVLALGAEVLGPDNVELLSDPLMGAEDFSYVLQRVPGAYAFLGACPPGVDPAEAAANHSNRVLFDEEAMPNGVAMLAAFALDALR
- a CDS encoding phosphocholine-specific phospholipase C; translated protein: MGRIRRRTVLGGAAAATVAGALPVACAPAPRKGTIEDVRHVVVLMQENRSFDHYYGTMAGVRGFGDRAALRDVFRQRGDRGGPVLPFRIDTSVVDGQDLGELPHDWNSTHRAWNGGAYDRWIAAKSPMTMGYFTGDDLPFQHALASAFTLCDHYFCSMQGPTHPNRLYHWTGTIDPDGLAGGPVTRNAPDYEPSFRWTTYPERLEAAGVSWRIYANDEERGVPEHFVGDYGDNPLWLFQNFHDSLYSMDPLERRLAERGNLRKKLLPDSGKGKDLDHVLADFLADCAAGTLPAVSWVVAPYGYCEHPAARPVDGAAYIHRMLKALWDKPELWESTVVFINYDENDGFFDHVLPPTPPPGTPGEYLPGNRPEKGEPSGPPVPIGLGPRVPMTVVSPWSRGGWVNSQVFDHTSVLRFLETWTGVREPNISAWRRAICGDLTSCFDFRAPDTTIPLLPDADALRAEADRTQRRLPKPGLGPGALVQDPGTAKARPLPYQPVAWVSAEASVLKLHLANHGTQALQLAAYAYHAGGTSQRFDVGPKSELTGEVAHGGTYDVAIHGPNGFVVEASGGLGLDAVVTFEGTPALRVTVTNRGTAPVTLNDVTLPPGGAHDFPMPTSHGWYDVTFETPGWRRRFAGHLEDGRPSRTGP
- a CDS encoding limonene-1,2-epoxide hydrolase family protein, with amino-acid sequence MTEEPQVVVTGFLKALEELDVDRALTFVASDIVYQNVPLPPARGVAAFEKQLRAMAKYGSGFEARTHHIAADGNVVLTERTDVLRRGAWEAEFWVCGTFEVEAGRIVLWRDYFDWTTVLAASAKGAGRVALAGARTLLGRYKGRR